The DNA sequence ATTATTGAGGATATTCATTAATACCTGGTTGAACTGACCGGCATAGCACTCCACCAATGGTAGGTCGCCATATTCTTTAACGACCTCGATTACTGGATGGGTAGCGGTAGCTTTTAAGCGGTCTTGCAGCAATCTCAGAGTGTTGTCAATGCCTTCGTGAATATTGACAGACTTCTTTTCTGCTTGGTCATGGCGCGAGAAGTTCCGCAGAGAGGCGACAATTTGCCGAATGCGGTCAGCCCCTAGCTTCATTGAGGACAGCAGTTTCGGCATATCTGCAATCACGAAATCGAGGTCGATTTCTTCAATCAGATCCTGGATTTCCTCAGGGGGTTCGGGGGAGTGTTTGGCATAAAGTTGCAACAACTCGATCAAGCTTTGAATATAGTGAATGGCGTAGTCGAGATTCCCGTAGATGAAACTGACGGGATTGTTAATTTCGTGGGCAATACCCGCAACCAACTGTCCCAGACTGGACATTTTTGCGCTCTGAATCAGCTGGGTTTGGGTTTGTTTTAATTCGCTTAAGGCTTGTTTTAGCTTTGCTGCTTTTTCTCGCAATCGCGCTTCTGATTGTCGCAAGGCTTCTTCCGCCTGTTCGCGTTCAGCAACTTCCGTCTTGAGAAGCTCATTGGCGGCTTTTAGCTCAGCGGTGCGTTCCTCGACTCGTCTTTCTAAGTCATCATTTGCTTGTTCCAGTGCTGCTTGCGATCGCTTGCGTTCGGTAATATCCCGCGTCACTGTGGCAAAGCCGCGCAGCCGTCCATCGTCGCCTCGTAAAGCAGTCACGACAACATTTGCCCAAAACTGCGACCCGTCTTGGCGCAAGCGTAAAGATTCCCATTCACACCGACCTTCTAATGCTGCCTTTTTGAGGACTTTCTCTGGCTCACCACTTCTAATCTCTCTGCGGGGAAAAAAGCAGGAAAAATGCTGACCGATAATTTCCTCTGCCTGATGCCCGTTGAGCCTTTCCGCCCCTTTGTTCCAACTAACAACTTGCCCGCTGGTATCGAGCATATAAATTGCATAGTCTTTGACATTTTTGATTAACAAGCGGAAACGCTCTTCGCTTTGCCGCAGCTCTTCTTCTGCCTGTTTGCGCTCGGTAATGTCACGGGCAGCGGCGTAAATCAATTGCTCTTCTGGGCACAAGGCGGCATTCCACAGTAGCCATTTGTAGGTGCCGTCTTTGCAGCGGAAGCGGTTTTCAAAAGTAACGGTCTCCTTGGTACTAGACAGTTCCTGCAATTGAGCCAGGGTAGATTCCCGGTCTTTGGGATGAATAAATGAAATCCACGGCTTGGCTAGAAATTCCTCAGATGTGAATAAGAGCGTTTTTTCGCACATCGGGTTTAGCCGCTTGAAATACCCGTCAAAACCAGCGATGAAAAACATATCCAGCGAGAGTGTAAAGAAATGATTGTTCTCAGCTTCCACTCTGCTGCTCTCGGTAATTGGGGATTCTGCCGCTTGGATTGCCATTTTTTACTTCACCTACCTAGTTCGCTCAAGTCATCTCCTTTATGCTTTCCCTGATGTTAACGGAGACTCTAGTCCTGATTAATGCTCAAATTTGGCGATGCATGTCTACACATCATATAGTTTTTTATTTATTACTTGACAGTTATTAACATTTTTTATACGGAAGATTTTGATTTTGGATGTACAATGCCTTGCTATATATCGCTGGTAAGGAATTCTGAATCATTTCGCAGAGAATCGCCAACTCCATTGAGGAGGCTCTCGGAGATATCGCGACCACAAGCCTAGGGGGGTATGCTACCCTTCAAGCGACCTCTCGGCTAACTCCAGGCAAGCAGGGTTTTTAGGGTATATTTCCAGGCATGGGGAGGCACTATCCACAAGCGGAGAGATAAATAATGAGTTTCCCGGTTTATTTGTGGCTGGGTTTGGTGTGGATTCACCCTCATATTTTGTTTGAGTCGTTGGCCTATGCGATCGCTTTCCGTTTATTAATCAAAACTGCTCGCAAAGACGCGATCGCACCCACGCAGCGCAGTTCGGTAATTGTCGGCGGATTGGTTGGGGCGCTAGTTGGTGCAAAAACGCTGGTTTTACTACAGCACATCGATTTAATTAGGAATGATTAGCAACTATTCTTTTTAGTTATCTTTCAAGGAAAAACGGTCGTAGGGGCGCTACTCGGTGGATTGATTGGTGTAGAAATTACCAAGAAAATGATTGGTGTCAATCGATCTACCGGCGATGTTTTTGTTTATCCCTTGATTGTGGGAACGGCGGTGGGACGGATTGGCTGCTTTTTGACAGGATTAAGCGACCGCACTTACGGCATCGCCACTCATTTACCTTGGGGAGTAGATTTTGGTGATGGCATTCCCCGGCATCCGACCCAATTATATGAAGTTATTTTTTTACTAACTTTAATGATATTTTTACAAATTCGCAGCCGTTACCATCGGCAAGAAGGCGAATTATTTAAGTTTTACATGGTTTCTTATTTAAGCTTTTGCCTGCTCATTGATTTCATTAAGCCGGATTTTCATTCCCTCTACGGGCTTACTATTAGGAATACATATTTTAGCTTTGGTTATCTTAGAATTTTTATCGTTTATAATCGTAAATTTATTGTCTATTTATAGGATTGCTCAAATTGGAACCATACTAATTTTTTCTATTGGATTATCTCAACTTCTGTATGTAATCCCAATTATTTTTTGGCTAAGACGGCAACAAAGATGGGCATTGATGAAAGGAGTGCTTATTGGAGCAGTTCTCACTGCTTTACTCAACGGTAGTTGCTGGCTCTTAATCCTTTCCGTAAGCCGGTAAATATTACAATTCCCTGACCCAGCGGCACTATATTGAGCGGCTGCTATTGGCGGCTTTTTTCGTCTTCTTTTCAATTTTGAAAGAAATGGGACGAGGCGATTGAGGCGTGAGGTTCGATGGAGATTGGCTAGAAACAGAACGCATGGCTGGCGACGTCTGGTCTTTAATCGACGAGGGTTCGTCTTCGTGGCTTCGCAAGAAAGGAAAACTAGATAGTTTGTCGTAGTTAGATGCGATCGCTAAAAACGCACCTCCCAGAATATACACCGGCAACGGCAGCGTGAACTGTTTCAGCCACTGATAGATTTCTGCGAAGCCAAACAGCAGCAAAAAACTGGCAACCCACACTCTCATATTTCTACCCAACCCAATCCCAAATTTATATCTCTATTAAAACCTAGATACCTAAAATAAAATGCGAGAGCCTTTTGTCAGTCTCTCGCGTAAGCAATTCACTTTAGAAAGCTTTAAACCCAATAGTAGGGACTCACGAGCGTGCGCCCCTACCCTTAAGGGTCAGGTTACACTTTCGCTGCCACGGGCTGGCTCTTTCCAGCTGTTAACCGTTCGTAGGTTGCCCGCATCTTCAGACCGACTAATACTTGGAACAAGCCAGTTCCGTTATTGGAGCCTGGATATTCCCGGTGCTTGAGCAAGAGTTCGGTCAGTTCCCCGTGGTACTTAG is a window from the Coleofasciculus sp. FACHB-1120 genome containing:
- a CDS encoding PAS domain S-box protein, producing the protein MAIQAAESPITESSRVEAENNHFFTLSLDMFFIAGFDGYFKRLNPMCEKTLLFTSEEFLAKPWISFIHPKDRESTLAQLQELSSTKETVTFENRFRCKDGTYKWLLWNAALCPEEQLIYAAARDITERKQAEEELRQSEERFRLLIKNVKDYAIYMLDTSGQVVSWNKGAERLNGHQAEEIIGQHFSCFFPRREIRSGEPEKVLKKAALEGRCEWESLRLRQDGSQFWANVVVTALRGDDGRLRGFATVTRDITERKRSQAALEQANDDLERRVEERTAELKAANELLKTEVAEREQAEEALRQSEARLREKAAKLKQALSELKQTQTQLIQSAKMSSLGQLVAGIAHEINNPVSFIYGNLDYAIHYIQSLIELLQLYAKHSPEPPEEIQDLIEEIDLDFVIADMPKLLSSMKLGADRIRQIVASLRNFSRHDQAEKKSVNIHEGIDNTLRLLQDRLKATATHPVIEVVKEYGDLPLVECYAGQFNQVLMNILNNAIDALEEAEGPRSKGAQEMLSPWLSDSPAPRSWIRIYTEVKDSDRIAIRIADNGPGMNEEVRRKLFDPFFTTKPIGSGTGLGLSISYQIVVEKHGGQLTCVSEPGKGAEFLIEIPIRQARSEPALSRCA